GATCTATAGTTTTAATAGCCCAGTGAGGTTCTAATGCCGTTAAAGTCCAAATACAAAAAGGTTCTCATTCTCGGAAGCGGACCTATTGTAATTGGACAGGCGTGTGAGTTCGATTACTCGGGAGCGCAAGCGTGCAAAGCTCTTAAACAACTGGGCCTCCAAGTGATCCTGGTCAATTCAAATCCAGCAACGATCATGACGGATCCCGATCTTGCTCACAAAGTTTACATCGAGCCTCTCAAGGCAAATTTCCTCGAAAAAATTATCGAAAAAGAAAGACCCGATGCGCTGATTCCTACATTGGGTGGGCAGACCGCACTCAATCTGGGTTTAGAACTTTCATCCACTGGAATACTTAAAAAATACAATGTGGAAATGATCGGAGCTACTGAGGACGTCATTCGCGCAGCGGAAGATCGTGAAAGATTTCGAAAAATTCTTCAGACCGTTGGTGCGAAATATCCCAAGAGCGAAATGGTGCGTACCTATCAGCAAGGTTTAGAGGCTGCGGAAATCATCGGATTCCCCATCATCTTACGTCCCAACTACACTCTCGGTGGCGGCGGTGGGGGAGTGGCTTACTCTCGCGAAGAGTACGAGCAAATGATTGCGACCGCGCTGGCAGCAAGTCCCACATCCGAAGTCTTAGTCGAAGAAAGTATCCTCGGTTGGAAAGAATTCGAACTGGAAGTGATGCGCGATAGTAATGGCACATTTGTTACCATCTGCAGTATCGAAAATATTGATCCATGTGGAGTTCACACGGGTGACAGTATCACCGTGGCTCCTCAACAAACTCTTTCCGAGCGCGCCTATCAAGATATGCGGGACGAAGCGCGATTGATTCTGAATGCCGTCGGTTTAGAGTGTGGCGGAGCGAATGTTCAGTTTGCGGTGCATCCGGAATCAGGCAAACGCGTAGTGATTGAAATGAATCCGCGGGTGAGTCGCTCTTCGGCCCTGGCGAGCAAAGCGACGGGTTTTCCCATTGCAAAGATTGCCGCGCTCTTGGCCGTGGGCTATTGCCTCGAAGAAATTACGAATGACATTACTAAATCGACGCCGTCCTGCTACGAGCCCGCTCTCGACTATGTGGTGACGAAGATTCCTCGATTTGCCTTTGAAAAATTCACCGGTGCTAAAGATCTACTCACCACGCAAATGAAAAGCGTGGGCGAGGTGATGAGTTTAGGTCGCACCTTTAAAGAGTCTTTTCAAAAAGCGATTCAGTCCTCAGAAACCCATTGCGGCTTCGAAGAAGTCACTTTTTCTCAAGAAAAGCTCGCGTATCCTAACTCGCAGCGCTTGATGCATCTCGGACAAGCTTTCCGCGAAGGTTACTCGATTGACGAGGTCTATCAACTCACACAGATCAACCAATGGTTCCTTCATCAGATTAAAGATATCATCGACTTCGAAAAAGAAATTTCTCAAAAGCCTGAGCTGGATAAAGAATTCTTGCTCAAGGCCAAGCGTTACGGGTTTTCCGATAAACGAATCAGTCAGTTGCGCAAAACGGCAGAGGGAGAAGTTCGAAAAGCTCGTTATGCCCTCAAAGTGCGTCCTGAATTTCTACAAGTGGACACTTGCGCAGGGGAGTTTTCATCTTCGACTCCGTATTTTTACTCGACGTACTGGTCCGATCAAGGTTTTCCCCTCGCGCAGCTCGAAGCTGTGAGTGCGGGCAAACTGGCTTTGATTATGGGAAGCGGACCGAATCGAATTGGCCAAGGCATTGAATTCGATTACTGCTGCGTTCGCGGAGTAAAAGCGTTCCAAAGCGAAGGCTACCACGTCGCCATGATTAACTCGAATCCCGAGACCGTCTCCACCGATTATGACACCAGCGATATTTTGTTCTTCGAGCCCCTCACTTTAGAATCGGTGAGCGAAGTGGCCTCGGCCCTCAATCCGATGGGAATTGTGGTGCAGCTAGGAGGTCAAACTCCGATTAACATGGCCAAGGCCTTAAGTGAGGCGGGCCACACGATTTTGGGTTCGACGGCTGCGACCATTGATTTGGCCGAGGATCGAGCTCGCTTTAAAGTCGTTTGCGAAAATTTAAAAATCAAAATTCCGCGCGCTGGTGTGGCTGATAATTTTTCCGTGGCCAAATCTGTTGCGGAAGACATTGGATTTCCTCTGATCTGTCGCCCCAGCTATGTCTTGGGTGGACGCCGGATGGAAGTTGTTGAAAACATGGACGAGCTTAAAGAGTACTTTGATAAGCATGGGCATGTGATCACTCCTGAGGGTCCCTGCTTTATGGATCAATTCCTCGAAGGCGCTCTCGAGATGGATGTGGATCTTATTCGCGGAAAAGATTGGACTCTCGTCGGTGGAGTGATTGAGCATATCGAGGCCGCAGGTGTGCACTCTGGCGACAGCATGGGTGTTATCCCTCCTCAAAGATTAAAGGCTGCAACTCTTCAAGAGATTGAAGAGATCTGTATTCGATTGGCCGGAGAGATGAAGGTGATAGGTCATCTCAACGTTCAGTTAGCCATTAAAAACGGCGAGATTTTTATTATCGAAGCGAATCCGCGGTGCTCGCGGACGGTACCGTTTCTCGCCAAAGCCGCGGGTGTGCCTATAGTAAAGTTAGGTGTTCAAGCGGTCCTGGGAAAAACCAGTAAAGAGGTTCAGCCCGAGCAGTATAATTACAAAAACATCAAAACCGTTTGTGTCAAAGGCGTTGTCTTTCCGTTTAATAAATTTGTGGAGGCCGACTCCATACTTGGGCCCGAGATGAAATCAACAGGTGAGAGCATGGGCCGCGCGTATGATTACGGTGAGGCTCTGATGAAGGCCTTCATTTCAAGTCACCATCGCTTACCCAAAACGGGCGAAGTCTTCCTGTCCCTGAGAGAGAAGGACAAAGCGAGCTTGTTGCCTACAATATCGGCAATGGTGGAGCTGGGGTACAAACTCTCTGCGACTCAGGGAACGGCGAAGTATCTTTACGATCACGGCATTGACTGCATTCCAGTTAAAAAAGTTCATGAAGGACGACCGAACTGTGTCGATCGTATTCGCTCGGGTAAGGTGAATCTTGTGATCAACACCACATCCGGTCGCCAGTCGATCGACGCCAGTTTTAATATTCGCCGCAGTTGCACAGACTACGGGATTCCTTGCCTGACCGAGG
This genomic interval from Bdellovibrionales bacterium contains the following:
- the carB gene encoding carbamoyl-phosphate synthase large subunit, with product MPLKSKYKKVLILGSGPIVIGQACEFDYSGAQACKALKQLGLQVILVNSNPATIMTDPDLAHKVYIEPLKANFLEKIIEKERPDALIPTLGGQTALNLGLELSSTGILKKYNVEMIGATEDVIRAAEDRERFRKILQTVGAKYPKSEMVRTYQQGLEAAEIIGFPIILRPNYTLGGGGGGVAYSREEYEQMIATALAASPTSEVLVEESILGWKEFELEVMRDSNGTFVTICSIENIDPCGVHTGDSITVAPQQTLSERAYQDMRDEARLILNAVGLECGGANVQFAVHPESGKRVVIEMNPRVSRSSALASKATGFPIAKIAALLAVGYCLEEITNDITKSTPSCYEPALDYVVTKIPRFAFEKFTGAKDLLTTQMKSVGEVMSLGRTFKESFQKAIQSSETHCGFEEVTFSQEKLAYPNSQRLMHLGQAFREGYSIDEVYQLTQINQWFLHQIKDIIDFEKEISQKPELDKEFLLKAKRYGFSDKRISQLRKTAEGEVRKARYALKVRPEFLQVDTCAGEFSSSTPYFYSTYWSDQGFPLAQLEAVSAGKLALIMGSGPNRIGQGIEFDYCCVRGVKAFQSEGYHVAMINSNPETVSTDYDTSDILFFEPLTLESVSEVASALNPMGIVVQLGGQTPINMAKALSEAGHTILGSTAATIDLAEDRARFKVVCENLKIKIPRAGVADNFSVAKSVAEDIGFPLICRPSYVLGGRRMEVVENMDELKEYFDKHGHVITPEGPCFMDQFLEGALEMDVDLIRGKDWTLVGGVIEHIEAAGVHSGDSMGVIPPQRLKAATLQEIEEICIRLAGEMKVIGHLNVQLAIKNGEIFIIEANPRCSRTVPFLAKAAGVPIVKLGVQAVLGKTSKEVQPEQYNYKNIKTVCVKGVVFPFNKFVEADSILGPEMKSTGESMGRAYDYGEALMKAFISSHHRLPKTGEVFLSLREKDKASLLPTISAMVELGYKLSATQGTAKYLYDHGIDCIPVKKVHEGRPNCVDRIRSGKVNLVINTTSGRQSIDASFNIRRSCTDYGIPCLTEDHAAEVFVLALKKLHTGAFDVHPL